From Paenibacillus physcomitrellae, the proteins below share one genomic window:
- a CDS encoding nucleotidyltransferase, producing the protein MKTVGLIVEYNPLHNGHVHHFSEAKRITGAEASVAVMSGCFLQRGEPAAVDKWTRAEMALRMGVDLVLELPVAYAVQPAEWFAYGAVKLLDATGLVTDLCFGTEAGDLAQLLPLAELLHGESGELKAALAEELAGGASYPAAFAAAAARLAAREFGAPGAATREGRAPLRLAREILMQPNNSLGLHYLIALRRLGSAIRPSSIPRQGAGYHDEQPVEGAIASATAVRRLLAGPGGLDAARPYIPAWTADLLAREFAAGRGPVTWERFRAPLFRQLLLQSPQELSRHHEVTEGLEYRLHRSLQGLSAVSVEALLDAVKTRRYTRTKLQRMLVHLLLGHTKEALAPSALSQGPEYIRVLGFSPVGRQLLAQMKQTASLPVLTRTPGQPYPGLQLDIRASSLYESVLSETGAADWFRDYKQPPLRS; encoded by the coding sequence GTGAAAACCGTTGGTCTAATCGTTGAATATAATCCGCTGCATAACGGGCATGTCCACCACTTCAGCGAAGCCAAACGGATCACCGGAGCCGAAGCTTCGGTGGCCGTGATGAGCGGCTGCTTCCTGCAGCGGGGAGAACCGGCCGCCGTGGACAAATGGACACGGGCGGAAATGGCGCTCCGCATGGGCGTAGACCTGGTGCTGGAGCTGCCTGTGGCTTATGCGGTTCAGCCCGCCGAGTGGTTCGCGTACGGGGCCGTCAAGCTGCTTGACGCCACCGGCCTCGTCACCGACCTGTGCTTCGGCACCGAGGCGGGCGATTTGGCGCAGCTCCTGCCGCTGGCGGAGCTGCTGCACGGCGAGAGCGGCGAGCTGAAAGCCGCTCTCGCCGAAGAGCTGGCCGGCGGGGCCAGCTACCCCGCCGCTTTCGCGGCTGCGGCCGCACGGCTGGCCGCACGCGAGTTTGGCGCGCCGGGAGCGGCGACGCGGGAAGGCCGCGCACCGCTTCGCCTGGCGCGCGAAATCCTCATGCAGCCCAACAACAGTTTGGGGCTGCATTACCTGATCGCGCTGCGCCGGCTTGGCAGCGCGATCAGACCGTCGTCGATCCCGCGCCAGGGCGCCGGGTATCACGACGAACAGCCCGTCGAAGGCGCGATCGCTAGCGCGACCGCTGTCCGCCGGCTGCTTGCCGGCCCCGGCGGACTAGACGCCGCCCGGCCTTACATCCCCGCCTGGACCGCGGATTTGCTCGCCCGCGAGTTCGCGGCCGGACGCGGTCCTGTCACCTGGGAGCGTTTCCGCGCTCCCTTGTTCCGCCAGCTCCTGCTACAAAGCCCGCAGGAGCTCTCCCGTCACCACGAGGTGACGGAGGGCCTCGAATACAGGCTGCACCGAAGCCTGCAGGGCCTGAGCGCCGTCTCCGTGGAAGCGCTGCTGGACGCGGTCAAGACGCGCCGTTACACGCGTACGAAGCTGCAGCGCATGCTGGTCCATCTATTGCTTGGGCATACCAAAGAGGCCCTGGCTCCGTCAGCACTGAGCCAGGGTCCCGAATATATAAGGGTTCTTGGCTTCAGCCCGGTCGGCAGACAGCTGCTGGCCCAAATGAAACAAACGGCCTCCCTGCCTGTCCTCACTCGAACGCCCGGACAACCATATCCCGGTTTGCAGCTCGACATTCGGGCTTCCTCCCTGTACGAAAGCGTCCTGTCCGAAACAGGAGCCGCCGATTGGTTCAGAGATTATAAACAGCCGCCGCTCAGGAGCTGA
- a CDS encoding YceD family protein gives MHFQFRKVASAEGPTKFHESLDVSDLIKGRKDVSSISPLVSDLQLYAAGEDMVEVTGTLKTELHVACSRCLTPVDRAIDIDFKERFIHGQEPEQEEDMDDNAIYVEDESVDLVPYLEESLMLNLPFAVVCQDDCKGLCPACGTNLNEHDCGCDTTAVDPRLAALKDFFK, from the coding sequence ATGCACTTTCAATTTCGCAAAGTAGCATCCGCCGAAGGGCCGACAAAGTTTCACGAGTCTTTGGATGTATCGGATTTGATCAAGGGGCGTAAAGACGTTTCCTCGATTTCGCCGCTGGTTTCCGACCTGCAGCTGTACGCTGCCGGAGAGGACATGGTGGAAGTAACAGGAACGCTGAAGACAGAGCTGCATGTAGCCTGCTCAAGATGTCTGACGCCGGTCGACCGTGCCATTGATATTGACTTTAAGGAACGGTTTATACATGGACAGGAACCTGAGCAGGAAGAAGACATGGATGACAATGCCATCTATGTTGAAGACGAGAGTGTGGATCTCGTCCCTTACTTGGAGGAAAGTTTGATGCTGAATCTTCCGTTTGCGGTTGTCTGCCAGGACGATTGCAAGGGACTTTGCCCGGCATGCGGGACTAATCTCAACGAGCACGACTGCGGCTGCGATACAACTGCCGTTGATCCGCGCCTTGCGGCACTCAAAGATTTCTTTAAATGA
- the rpmF gene encoding 50S ribosomal protein L32: MAVPQRRTSKTRRDKRRTHFKLAVPGMVKCEQCGELKLAHHVCKVCGTYKSREVIKA, encoded by the coding sequence ATGGCAGTACCTCAACGGAGAACGTCCAAAACGCGCCGCGACAAACGCCGCACGCATTTCAAATTGGCTGTACCGGGTATGGTAAAATGCGAACAATGTGGAGAATTGAAACTTGCTCACCACGTATGCAAAGTTTGCGGAACATACAAATCGAGAGAAGTCATCAAAGCTTAG
- the fapR gene encoding transcription factor FapR, whose protein sequence is MPKKARQQKLALIIEENPFVTDQELTRQLKVSIQTIRLDRLELGIPELRERLKLMAERSYDTVRSLSLDEVIGEVVDLQLDKSGISIFEIREEHVFSRTGIARGHHVFAQANSLAVAVINDEIALTSSADIRFVRSVHLGEKCIAKAYVRSGQENKAKAKVEVFTYVGEEMVFHGNFIIYRSATSERNERGALHADSH, encoded by the coding sequence TTGCCAAAGAAGGCTCGGCAGCAGAAGCTTGCTTTGATTATAGAGGAAAATCCGTTTGTAACCGATCAGGAATTGACCCGTCAGCTTAAGGTCAGCATCCAGACGATCCGTTTGGACCGGCTGGAGCTGGGGATTCCGGAACTGAGGGAGCGATTGAAGCTGATGGCGGAGCGCTCTTACGATACGGTGCGTTCGTTGTCGCTGGACGAGGTCATCGGTGAGGTGGTCGACCTGCAGCTGGATAAGAGCGGAATCTCGATCTTTGAGATTCGTGAGGAGCATGTGTTTTCACGGACAGGCATTGCCCGGGGGCATCACGTGTTTGCCCAGGCCAATTCCCTGGCTGTCGCTGTTATCAATGATGAAATTGCGCTGACTTCCTCCGCCGATATCCGGTTTGTCCGTTCGGTTCATTTGGGTGAGAAATGCATAGCCAAAGCTTATGTGCGCTCAGGCCAGGAGAACAAGGCTAAAGCCAAGGTTGAGGTTTTTACTTATGTAGGTGAAGAAATGGTGTTCCATGGGAACTTTATCATTTACCGTTCAGCGACAAGCGAACGTAATGAAAGGGGGGCCTTGCATGCGGATAGCCATTGA